Proteins encoded together in one Vigna angularis cultivar LongXiaoDou No.4 chromosome 5, ASM1680809v1, whole genome shotgun sequence window:
- the LOC128196712 gene encoding 4-O-methyl-glucuronoyl methylesterase 1-like, producing MTREGSERHDKGKGVARPKNRQRHAPKYVLRVPATLPITAALSPSSMGPSPTPTVHPPPTLATNILPPPVIITPTPPPVSITPTPPPTIITLTPPSVNITSIAPPNPTSIPFSSFIPPSETATPSADPDLADDEFRNKCATAQRNRASEKSGTLHTGGSITVHEHGFCMWRELEEYKTQEIVAIERRLKTRE from the exons ATGACAAGAGAAGGTTCAGAACGTCAtgataaaggaaagggggtagcaaggcctaaaAATAGGCAACGACAcgcaccaaagtatgtacttagggtgcctgctaCACTACCTATCACTGCTGCCCTCAGTCCATCATCTATGGGGCCTTCTCCTACCCCTACCGTACACCCTCCTCCTACCCTTGCAACAAACATTCTTCCTCCTCCTGTGattattacccccactcctccccctgtgagtattacccccactcctcctCCTACGATTATTACCCTCACTCCTCCCTCTGTGAATATTACCTCTATTGCTCCCCCTaaccctacttctatacctttCTCATCTTTTATACCACCTTCTGAGACTGCCACACCATCTGCTGATCCAGATTTAGctgatgatg AGTTTCGTAATAAGTGTGCTACAGCCCAGAGGAACAGAGCTTCTGAAAAGagtggcaccctgcatactggtgggtcgatcaccGTTCATGAGCATGGCTTTTGTATG tggagggaattggaggagtacAAAACACAAGAAATCGTCGCCATAGAACGCCGCCTAAAGACACGAGAATAA